A DNA window from Halococcus salsus contains the following coding sequences:
- a CDS encoding KEOPS complex subunit Pcc1, with protein sequence MKRARVRTRSVAPETVAAALVPDNTPEMHTGVDGDDVVTTLERETVGGLRATLDDYAVNLSVAERVVQAAQDGTNDTNQTHS encoded by the coding sequence GTGAAGCGCGCCCGCGTCCGGACGCGGTCGGTCGCGCCCGAGACCGTCGCGGCGGCGCTCGTCCCGGACAACACCCCGGAGATGCACACCGGGGTCGATGGCGACGACGTGGTGACGACCCTCGAACGCGAGACGGTCGGCGGGCTTCGCGCGACGCTCGACGACTACGCGGTGAACCTCTCGGTCGCCGAACGGGTCGTGCAGGCAGCACAGGACGGAACGAACGACACGAACCAGACACACTCATGA
- a CDS encoding 30S ribosomal protein S3ae, with translation MSERSVSRQQRQKRWYTVVAPESFDRAELGTTPANEPNAVLERTIEATLGDLTDDAGANNVKLTFRINDVGSDTAYTQFEKHELTRDYLNSLVRRGASKVDAYLTVRTNDNYRVRIQPVAFTTQKANDSQEKAIRARMVELVREAARDRSFQELVDSVTQGRLSSAIYGEARTIYPLRRVEIAKLALDAHPEEIAEEEETAVDVDESDVEV, from the coding sequence ATGAGCGAACGATCAGTTTCACGACAGCAGCGACAGAAGCGGTGGTACACCGTGGTCGCGCCCGAGTCATTCGACCGGGCCGAACTCGGTACGACCCCCGCGAACGAACCGAACGCGGTGCTCGAACGCACCATCGAAGCGACCCTCGGCGACCTCACGGACGACGCCGGGGCCAACAACGTCAAACTCACCTTCCGGATCAACGACGTCGGGAGCGACACGGCCTACACCCAGTTCGAGAAACACGAACTCACGCGGGACTACCTCAACAGCCTCGTGCGGCGCGGGGCCTCGAAGGTCGACGCCTACCTCACGGTGCGAACCAACGACAACTACCGGGTTCGCATCCAGCCGGTGGCGTTCACCACCCAGAAGGCCAACGACAGCCAGGAGAAGGCCATCCGCGCCCGAATGGTCGAACTCGTCCGTGAGGCCGCGCGCGACCGGAGCTTCCAGGAGCTCGTCGACAGCGTGACCCAGGGCCGGCTGTCGAGCGCGATCTACGGCGAGGCACGCACCATCTACCCGCTCCGCCGGGTCGAGATCGCGAAGCTCGCCCTCGATGCCCACCCCGAGGAGATCGCCGAAGAGGAAGAGACCGCGGTCGACGTCGACGAATCCGACGTCGAGGTTTAA
- a CDS encoding plastocyanin/azurin family copper-binding protein: MDRRAFLAASTGVAVGLAGCLGAAEGGSDYDIGMAASAFLPEDDFEPRVGEPVVWRNTGARAHTVTAYGSGIPDGADFFASGGFETTAAAREAWNQNGGGAIHGGEVYEHTFEVPGTYNYFCIPHEPGGMVGSFDVVE; the protein is encoded by the coding sequence ATGGACCGTCGTGCGTTTCTGGCTGCGAGCACGGGCGTCGCCGTCGGCCTCGCGGGCTGCCTCGGGGCCGCGGAGGGGGGATCCGACTACGACATCGGGATGGCCGCGAGCGCGTTCCTCCCGGAGGACGACTTCGAGCCGCGCGTCGGCGAGCCCGTGGTCTGGCGTAACACCGGCGCACGCGCGCACACCGTGACCGCCTACGGGTCGGGGATCCCCGACGGGGCGGATTTCTTCGCCTCCGGCGGGTTCGAGACCACGGCTGCGGCCCGCGAGGCGTGGAACCAGAACGGCGGTGGGGCTATCCACGGCGGCGAGGTGTACGAACACACCTTCGAGGTTCCAGGTACCTACAACTACTTCTGCATTCCACACGAGCCAGGGGGAATGGTCGGCTCGTTCGACGTCGTCGAGTAA